One candidate division WOR-3 bacterium genomic window, GATCTTTGTATTACTTCTCGGATTTTCGAATCAAATATATACGTTACTCCTTTTTCTGCTTCTATTAAGTATTTTTGCTTCCATCGCCATTCCAGTCATCAACAGTATGTTCTCCTACAGTGAGGATACAGAGGGAGCATTCGCCCTTTATTTATTGGCAGAGGCCCTTGGTTGGACTCTCAGTGGCTCTATTATGGGTTATTTCTCTAAGGACCCAGGGCTTTTCAAACTCGGTTATATAATTAGTGGAATAGCCTGGGCTATTGGTATAATCGTTTTTTACCAAATTTATACTGATAATCTTAATTTTGGTTCCCCGTCGACTTCCCTTTTCAAGGTTCATTTTGAAAGGGGGTTAATATTTTTGGCTGTTGGGACCTTTTTCTTGGAATTTGGGATTGTAACCTCTTACGGGATTTTGTCAGTGAAACTTTATGAGGTTTTGGGAAAGTCAAAATTCCTCTATGGAATAGTATGGGCTTCAATACCCGCATTTTTATCTGCATTGGTGAGCAAATTTTATGGTGAGGTTGTTAAAAAACTCACTCCCTGGAGAAGTTTAGTACTACTTTCTGCTGCTTATT contains:
- a CDS encoding MFS transporter, which produces MMLKIIATILFYFGYGSYYILLRPRFVDLGASYFQILLIDSLPAFVALTSVFWGRLADVISRRLFLLLSSLGGIFVLLLGFSNQIYTLLLFLLLLSIFASIAIPVINSMFSYSEDTEGAFALYLLAEALGWTLSGSIMGYFSKDPGLFKLGYIISGIAWAIGIIVFYQIYTDNLNFGSPSTSLFKVHFERGLIFLAVGTFFLEFGIVTSYGILSVKLYEVLGKSKFLYGIVWASIPAFLSALVSKFYGEVVKKLTPWRSLVLLSAAYFVNIAILALAKGYLMAFFWILPLWNFMYIALYSAVTRLSRENERATAFGFLNSTLNFAVFLSALSGILADKFGRLSSVVLGLVSILVSLVIFSKLNANVFRDYSKYALPQN